In Chryseobacterium oranimense, a single window of DNA contains:
- a CDS encoding NAD(P)H-dependent oxidoreductase, whose protein sequence is MNLTKKVLLINTHLTYPNWSEGLLNDAFNQKAKEFFLEKGFEVVETKVENGYNADEEVEKHLEADIIILQTPVNWFGAPWIYKKYVDEVFNSGLMSQKFLTDDGRTREDPSRQYGTGGKLHGKKFMVCATWNAPKNSFDDPNQILFEGRSTADVFIQITSNYKFCGVEILPDYNCYDIFKEGDIVKDLEDYPKHLATVLEL, encoded by the coding sequence ATGAATTTAACTAAAAAAGTACTCTTAATCAATACCCATTTAACTTATCCGAATTGGTCAGAAGGTCTTTTAAATGATGCTTTCAATCAAAAAGCTAAAGAATTTTTCTTAGAAAAAGGTTTTGAAGTTGTAGAAACTAAAGTAGAAAATGGTTATAATGCTGATGAAGAAGTAGAAAAGCATCTTGAAGCAGATATCATTATTTTGCAAACCCCAGTTAACTGGTTTGGAGCACCATGGATTTATAAAAAGTATGTGGACGAAGTTTTCAATAGCGGATTGATGAGTCAAAAATTTCTTACTGATGATGGGCGCACAAGAGAAGATCCGTCTCGACAATATGGAACAGGTGGAAAATTACACGGTAAAAAATTTATGGTTTGTGCGACTTGGAATGCACCTAAAAACAGTTTCGATGATCCAAATCAGATACTTTTTGAAGGCAGAAGTACAGCTGATGTTTTTATACAGATTACCAGTAATTACAAATTTTGTGGTGTAGAGATTTTGCCCGACTACAACTGTTATGATATTTTTAAAGAAGGAGATATTGTGAAAGATTTAGAAGATTACCCTAAACATTTGGCAACGGTTCTGGAATTGTAA
- a CDS encoding T9SS-dependent M36 family metallopeptidase produces MKKITLPLLFAAFAVFPSSLFSQDNEKLVKDYISQNKTREYKKNDLAGFAIDNIDHSTSMNGQVVKFQQMYNGLPVYGTAGTALVKDNKVVYYTDNFVKDYNGVTSATAGITKEAALQKIAEDLGTEEVSRLQIMNFFEKGPNKLTAAKQRLMYATDESQNLRLVYEYLVHVPKTTNHWDILVDANTGKILSKLDLNLSCNFHDGAYAHDENHMASLPQNQSSYPVNNSNLITLAPDNASYNVFPLPVESPTFGSRAVVTNPWILASSPEGWHSNVTTHYTTTRGNNVYAYDDKDANEQTFGVSPDGGATRNFNFAYDPNALTYVNLPAATTNLFYISNMVHDIFYKFGFTEPARNFQSNNFGNGGLDDDEVFAQSQDGGGFNNANFAPYPDNYNPIMQMYLWLGSNRKLFYKAPSDAVARVVNAGAAQFGPALNDVGINGDVKLASIIDACTALPAGELTGKIGLIERGGGTNCGFALKVKNAQNAGAIGAIIYNNTANGSTLINMGGTDATITIPSILITNAEGEYIKSKLASAITVNLDLRADTKYDGSFDNGIVTHEYGHGISNRLTGTGYNCLNSNADKEQMGEGWSDFFAIMLTNKAGDNASVPRGMGTYPIGQPTTGLGIRPAKYSPDFAINDYTYGDTNGMEYTNQNNVLVPDVHSIGFVWATMLWDLHWKYVEKYGYASDVTANANSGSARVLQLVTNALKLQTCNPTFINGRDAILQAELATTGGVDKCMIWRVFAKRGLGAGASAGLANDINDQTESFTLPEGCSALSTEEVNAVKNKISIYPNPAKDEFFINFPSSTIGKVSLEIYDMSGKLVSSEDKISPDAKKAVSTSNLVNGTYMVKVKGLGIDATSKVIVKK; encoded by the coding sequence ATGAAGAAAATAACTCTACCTCTTTTATTTGCTGCATTTGCAGTATTTCCTTCCTCTTTATTTTCACAAGATAACGAGAAGCTAGTTAAAGATTATATTTCTCAAAACAAAACAAGAGAATATAAAAAAAATGACCTTGCCGGTTTTGCTATTGACAATATTGATCATTCTACGTCAATGAACGGGCAAGTTGTGAAATTCCAGCAGATGTATAACGGATTACCGGTGTATGGTACCGCGGGAACAGCACTTGTAAAGGATAATAAAGTAGTTTATTATACTGATAACTTTGTAAAAGATTACAACGGAGTTACTTCTGCTACTGCAGGAATAACGAAAGAAGCCGCATTACAGAAAATTGCTGAAGACTTAGGCACTGAAGAAGTTTCCAGGCTTCAGATCATGAATTTTTTCGAAAAAGGACCTAACAAATTAACTGCAGCCAAGCAGCGACTGATGTACGCCACAGATGAATCTCAGAACCTAAGACTGGTTTATGAATATCTGGTTCACGTACCTAAGACAACTAACCACTGGGATATTCTGGTTGATGCAAATACCGGTAAAATCCTGAGTAAGCTTGATCTTAACCTTTCATGTAACTTTCATGATGGAGCGTATGCGCATGATGAAAACCATATGGCATCATTACCGCAGAATCAAAGTTCATATCCTGTAAACAACAGTAACCTGATTACCTTAGCCCCGGATAATGCTTCATATAATGTTTTTCCTTTACCGGTAGAATCACCTACATTTGGTTCCAGAGCCGTAGTTACGAATCCTTGGATTTTAGCCTCTTCACCTGAGGGATGGCATTCCAATGTAACTACACATTACACTACCACGAGAGGAAACAATGTATATGCGTACGATGATAAAGACGCTAATGAACAAACTTTTGGAGTTTCTCCAGACGGTGGAGCAACAAGAAATTTTAATTTTGCTTATGATCCTAACGCGTTAACGTATGTAAATTTACCTGCTGCTACTACCAACTTATTCTATATAAGTAATATGGTACACGATATTTTCTATAAATTCGGATTTACAGAGCCTGCAAGAAACTTCCAAAGTAATAATTTTGGAAATGGTGGTCTTGACGATGATGAGGTTTTTGCACAGTCACAGGATGGCGGAGGTTTCAATAATGCCAATTTTGCTCCTTATCCGGATAATTATAACCCAATTATGCAGATGTATTTGTGGCTGGGATCAAACCGTAAACTATTCTATAAAGCTCCGTCCGATGCAGTTGCACGTGTGGTAAATGCAGGTGCAGCTCAGTTTGGACCGGCTTTAAATGATGTCGGAATAAATGGAGATGTTAAGCTTGCAAGTATTATTGATGCTTGTACAGCGTTGCCTGCTGGTGAACTGACAGGAAAAATTGGACTGATAGAAAGAGGAGGTGGCACAAACTGCGGTTTCGCTTTGAAAGTGAAAAATGCACAGAATGCAGGAGCTATCGGAGCAATTATTTATAACAATACTGCCAATGGCTCTACCTTAATAAATATGGGTGGTACCGATGCTACAATTACTATACCTTCAATATTGATTACCAATGCGGAAGGAGAATATATTAAAAGTAAATTGGCTTCAGCTATAACAGTAAATTTAGACCTGAGAGCAGATACAAAATATGATGGAAGCTTCGATAATGGTATCGTTACCCACGAATATGGTCATGGAATTTCCAACAGATTAACCGGGACAGGATATAACTGTTTAAATTCAAATGCAGATAAAGAGCAGATGGGCGAGGGATGGTCAGATTTCTTTGCAATAATGCTGACAAATAAAGCTGGAGACAATGCTTCAGTTCCAAGAGGTATGGGAACTTATCCTATAGGACAGCCTACTACAGGTTTGGGTATCAGACCTGCCAAGTATTCTCCTGATTTTGCTATAAACGATTATACTTATGGAGATACCAACGGAATGGAATATACCAACCAAAACAATGTTCTTGTTCCGGATGTGCATTCTATAGGATTTGTATGGGCAACCATGCTTTGGGATCTGCACTGGAAATACGTTGAAAAATACGGATACGCATCAGATGTAACGGCTAATGCAAACAGTGGAAGTGCGAGAGTACTTCAGCTGGTAACCAATGCATTGAAACTACAGACATGTAATCCTACTTTCATTAACGGAAGAGATGCTATTCTTCAGGCTGAGCTTGCTACAACGGGAGGAGTTGATAAATGTATGATCTGGAGAGTATTTGCAAAAAGAGGTCTGGGAGCAGGAGCTTCTGCAGGTCTTGCAAACGATATCAATGATCAGACTGAAAGCTTTACCCTTCCTGAAGGTTGTTCTGCCCTTTCAACAGAAGAAGTAAATGCTGTTAAAAACAAGATTTCGATCTATCCGAATCCTGCCAAAGATGAATTCTTCATCAACTTCCCAAGCAGTACTATCGGAAAAGTAAGCCTTGAAATCTATGATATGTCCGGAAAACTGGTTTCTTCGGAAGATAAAATTTCACCGGATGCTAAAAAAGCAGTTTCTACAAGTAACCTTGTCAACGGAACCTATATGGTAAAAGTTAAGGGTCTTGGTATTGATGCTACTTCTAAAGTAATCGTTAAGAAATAA
- a CDS encoding DMT family transporter: MKKKNILKGVLFVGIGASIYGMLATFVKMAYHDGFTTSEVTTSQFLLGLVGLLILNFIQTITSKQKLSSPSAKEVRMLLLAGTSLGCTSLFYYIAVQYINVSIAIVLLMQSVWFSVVVESIKEKKLPNARKVVSVIIVLVGTILATNLVNMDIELDWHGVFWGLMAAASYTMTMFTSNTLATHLPVFRKSIIMLCGGAVVVMAFLFFAQIGPLYSEGLKSVYLNFTENTEHIHSFNYSIFWTYGFVLALFGTIIPPILFNIGFPNAGLGLGSIVSSLELPVSVTMAFVLLGEKVLLIQWVGIILILFAIVLMNLPSRSEVKSVEFS; encoded by the coding sequence ATGAAGAAGAAAAATATACTCAAGGGAGTTTTATTCGTAGGGATCGGGGCCAGTATATACGGAATGCTGGCGACATTTGTGAAAATGGCTTATCATGACGGTTTTACAACATCAGAAGTCACTACTTCACAGTTTTTGCTGGGACTTGTAGGTCTATTAATCCTGAATTTTATCCAGACTATTACATCAAAGCAGAAACTTTCGTCACCAAGCGCTAAAGAAGTGAGAATGCTGCTTCTTGCAGGAACATCTTTAGGGTGTACCAGTCTTTTCTATTATATTGCAGTTCAGTATATTAATGTTTCTATAGCCATTGTGCTGCTGATGCAATCCGTTTGGTTCAGTGTTGTAGTGGAGAGTATAAAAGAAAAAAAACTGCCAAATGCGAGAAAAGTAGTTTCTGTAATTATTGTGCTTGTAGGAACTATACTGGCTACGAACCTTGTTAATATGGATATTGAGCTCGATTGGCATGGTGTTTTTTGGGGATTAATGGCTGCAGCATCCTATACGATGACTATGTTTACATCCAATACGCTGGCTACACATCTTCCGGTGTTCAGGAAAAGTATTATTATGCTTTGTGGGGGAGCGGTTGTGGTCATGGCATTTCTGTTTTTTGCCCAGATCGGACCTTTATATTCAGAAGGATTAAAATCAGTATACCTTAACTTCACAGAGAATACGGAACATATTCATTCATTTAACTATTCAATATTCTGGACATACGGATTTGTTCTGGCTTTATTTGGAACCATCATTCCGCCTATTTTGTTTAATATCGGCTTTCCGAATGCAGGACTTGGATTGGGAAGTATTGTCTCATCTTTGGAACTTCCTGTGTCTGTAACTATGGCTTTTGTTCTATTAGGCGAAAAAGTTTTACTTATACAATGGGTAGGAATTATTCTTATTCTTTTTGCTATTGTACTCATGAATCTGCCATCCAGAAGTGAAGTGAAATCTGTGGAATTTTCTTAA
- a CDS encoding fibronectin type III domain-containing protein — protein sequence MKHYFFFFCFAVQMAFGQALFPYLQNPTPSSMIVNWKTASNNETTVIYGTSPTSLNVTVTGTTNIFSDTGYNNNYYYHTAKITSLQPNTKYYYKIKTGTSESAIYNFRTLPLPGQAATADGKIRFLIMGDNQIKAEPRYDSLTLNAFKKLKQKFGAGSDPSDNVALTFMVGDQVDVGTLDHYENVHFKKNIKLSPYLPIQTTVGNHETYGTLGMNSYYAHFYIDEIKYKNISSGNENYYAQQAGNVLFISLSSEHTGTAQQTWLSQILNEANADPTVDWIISLSHRPYQAEQYVGDISTWVRNNAVPLLTTSNKYLMHVGAHHHLYHRGQLKDTPNYQIISGGTAWDQYWGMSNEQDFDDVQKTLTDWTYQIVEVDVQTGKVDIECYSIGGVYNRKYNELVDTFHRYKNQPKPSKPSVTNTFSAPVTLPLTLDGSAFASSNGELLNTTQFLISKASNFSVIEKEFYRDYENWFGKDGNGTPDRTKNLNAGVDITKATIAANSISNGLYYVKVRYRDRNLEWSDWSDVKQFEVSGSVVSNPTFALDKTEYTQNEAITATYTGGPGNQQDWVGIYKKGQTPATTTSQSFLYTNGQTAGTAVFPNGLANKGQYFAGFFANNGYTEITPRKSFYVGPKVVLQTTADTYPVGGTVVINYSNGPNLVKDWIGIYKMGQTPGTNASIKWSYVSTLSGTLNFTGLPKGYYYAQYLLEDGYTGIGDKVFFKVGDIVTELWINKPVYTLGENITASWTDSPGIIKDWLGIYPQSIQTPDDNFVSYTYFDGVTQGTKTIQGTALPATPGNYYMVMFTNDSYTEVSNRKEFQVIAGTLGTEEVKSTEKNVVLYPNPTRPGEPTFIKSDYPIDKIELVSASGQLLYESKNINNQRFSLVNENLPKGVYFVKVHSRKLFTLKLIIQ from the coding sequence ATGAAACACTATTTCTTCTTTTTCTGTTTTGCCGTCCAGATGGCATTCGGGCAGGCATTGTTTCCTTACCTGCAGAACCCTACGCCGAGCTCAATGATTGTCAACTGGAAAACAGCTTCCAACAATGAAACCACCGTAATTTATGGAACGTCTCCAACCAGTCTCAATGTAACTGTCACCGGAACCACCAACATTTTCTCCGATACCGGCTATAACAACAACTATTATTACCACACGGCAAAGATCACCAGCCTGCAGCCGAATACGAAATACTATTATAAAATAAAAACAGGAACCAGCGAGTCAGCAATTTATAATTTCAGAACTCTGCCTTTGCCGGGACAGGCTGCTACCGCAGATGGTAAAATACGTTTCCTGATCATGGGAGACAACCAGATCAAAGCAGAACCGAGGTATGATTCACTTACTTTAAATGCATTCAAAAAGCTGAAGCAGAAATTCGGAGCCGGTTCCGATCCTTCAGATAATGTAGCGCTTACCTTTATGGTAGGGGATCAGGTGGATGTAGGAACACTGGATCATTATGAAAATGTTCACTTTAAAAAGAATATCAAATTATCACCTTATCTTCCTATTCAGACAACGGTAGGAAATCACGAAACTTATGGAACACTTGGGATGAATTCCTACTATGCCCATTTCTATATTGATGAAATCAAATACAAAAATATCAGTTCAGGGAATGAGAATTATTATGCACAGCAGGCAGGAAATGTCCTGTTTATAAGCTTAAGTTCAGAACATACAGGAACAGCACAGCAGACGTGGCTTTCACAAATTTTAAATGAAGCTAATGCAGATCCTACAGTAGACTGGATCATTTCCCTGAGCCACAGACCATATCAGGCAGAGCAGTACGTAGGAGATATTTCTACCTGGGTGAGAAACAATGCAGTACCGTTACTGACAACTTCAAATAAGTATTTGATGCACGTTGGAGCCCACCATCATTTATACCACAGAGGCCAGCTGAAAGATACCCCGAATTACCAGATTATTTCCGGAGGAACAGCATGGGACCAGTACTGGGGAATGTCGAATGAGCAGGATTTCGATGATGTGCAGAAAACGCTGACAGACTGGACTTACCAGATCGTGGAAGTAGATGTGCAGACCGGAAAAGTGGATATAGAATGTTATTCCATAGGAGGAGTTTATAACAGAAAATACAATGAGCTGGTAGATACTTTCCACAGGTATAAAAATCAGCCAAAACCTTCAAAACCTTCTGTTACCAATACTTTTTCTGCACCGGTAACTTTACCTTTGACATTGGATGGAAGTGCATTTGCCTCTTCTAACGGAGAATTGCTGAATACTACGCAGTTTTTAATCAGTAAGGCATCCAATTTTTCAGTAATTGAAAAAGAATTTTACCGTGATTACGAAAACTGGTTCGGAAAAGACGGAAACGGAACACCGGACAGAACTAAAAACTTGAATGCCGGAGTTGATATCACAAAAGCAACCATTGCCGCGAACTCTATTTCAAACGGACTCTATTACGTAAAGGTTCGTTACAGGGACAGAAACCTGGAGTGGAGCGACTGGAGTGATGTAAAGCAGTTTGAAGTGTCAGGAAGTGTTGTTTCCAATCCAACATTTGCATTAGATAAAACTGAATATACTCAAAATGAAGCGATAACAGCCACTTACACAGGAGGACCTGGAAATCAGCAGGACTGGGTAGGAATTTACAAGAAAGGACAAACACCGGCAACAACAACTTCTCAAAGTTTCCTTTATACCAACGGCCAGACGGCAGGAACAGCTGTTTTTCCAAATGGCCTTGCTAACAAAGGTCAGTATTTTGCAGGGTTCTTTGCAAACAACGGCTACACAGAAATTACCCCGAGAAAAAGCTTCTATGTAGGCCCGAAAGTAGTATTGCAGACCACAGCTGATACTTATCCTGTAGGAGGAACAGTTGTTATAAATTACAGCAACGGACCGAATCTGGTAAAAGACTGGATCGGGATTTACAAAATGGGACAGACGCCCGGAACCAATGCTTCTATTAAATGGAGCTATGTTTCTACCCTTTCAGGAACATTGAATTTCACGGGTCTTCCGAAAGGATATTACTATGCCCAGTATCTGCTTGAAGACGGATATACAGGAATCGGGGACAAGGTATTTTTTAAAGTAGGAGATATTGTCACGGAATTATGGATCAACAAACCTGTTTATACATTAGGTGAAAACATCACGGCTTCATGGACGGACTCTCCGGGAATCATCAAAGACTGGCTGGGAATTTATCCTCAGAGTATCCAGACGCCGGACGATAATTTTGTTTCCTATACCTATTTTGATGGAGTTACCCAAGGAACAAAAACAATCCAGGGAACAGCGCTTCCTGCAACACCGGGGAATTATTATATGGTAATGTTTACCAATGATTCTTATACCGAAGTATCCAACAGAAAGGAATTTCAGGTGATAGCCGGAACCCTGGGAACAGAAGAGGTAAAAAGTACAGAGAAAAATGTAGTTCTGTACCCGAACCCTACAAGGCCAGGCGAACCTACATTCATCAAAAGTGATTATCCTATTGATAAAATTGAATTAGTTTCCGCATCAGGACAACTTTTGTATGAATCAAAAAACATCAATAACCAGCGATTCTCTCTGGTGAACGAAAATCTTCCAAAAGGAGTGTATTTTGTAAAAGTTCACTCGAGAAAATTATTTACTTTAAAATTGATAATACAGTAA
- the rplS gene encoding 50S ribosomal protein L19: MDLLKYVQDQYITKKDFPEFKAGDTITVYYEIKEGQKTRTQFFKGTVIQLRGTGATKTFTIRKMSGDVGVERVFPINMPALQKIEVDRKGRVRRSRIYYFRNLRGKKARIKDAAYKKK, from the coding sequence ATGGATTTATTAAAGTACGTACAAGATCAGTACATTACTAAAAAAGATTTCCCTGAATTCAAAGCAGGAGACACAATTACTGTGTATTACGAGATTAAAGAAGGACAGAAGACAAGAACTCAGTTCTTCAAAGGTACCGTTATCCAATTAAGAGGTACTGGAGCTACAAAAACATTTACCATCAGAAAAATGAGTGGTGATGTAGGTGTAGAGAGAGTATTCCCGATCAACATGCCTGCACTTCAAAAAATTGAAGTTGACAGAAAAGGTAGAGTTAGAAGATCTAGAATTTATTACTTCAGAAACCTTAGAGGTAAGAAAGCTAGAATCAAAGATGCTGCTTACAAGAAAAAGTAA
- a CDS encoding alpha/beta fold hydrolase translates to MKYFRKITSGIMLVAVPAFLFSQIKPLDAMLSEYKYPYEVHFIDLKSQDNLLKMAYMDVRPQQSNGKTIMLLHGKNFNGAYWEKTAKDLSDKGFRVIIPDQIGFGKSSKPKSYQFSFSQLAENTKAILDKLGIDKTIVLGHSMGGMVAARFTLLYPEKVQKLILENPIGLEDYKTFAAYQTIDQAYQSELKNTAETYKAYQLKFYYDNKWKEEYQPWLDLIAGWTLHKDYPQVAWDAALTSDMIYNQPVCYEFKNIKVPTLLIIGTRDRTAIGKDRAPKDLQPKMGQYQELGKKTQQEIAGSKLVELENVGHLPHVEVYPKFFSALYDFIK, encoded by the coding sequence ATGAAATATTTCAGAAAGATAACATCAGGCATTATGCTTGTCGCGGTGCCAGCCTTTTTATTTTCACAGATAAAACCCCTGGATGCTATGCTATCCGAATATAAATATCCTTACGAAGTTCATTTTATCGATCTCAAATCGCAGGACAATTTACTAAAAATGGCTTATATGGATGTGCGGCCACAGCAATCCAATGGGAAAACAATCATGCTTCTTCACGGAAAGAACTTTAATGGTGCCTATTGGGAAAAGACCGCAAAAGACCTCTCTGATAAAGGATTTAGGGTTATTATTCCGGATCAGATCGGGTTTGGTAAGTCTTCGAAGCCTAAAAGCTACCAGTTTTCTTTCTCCCAGCTTGCTGAAAACACAAAAGCGATATTGGATAAACTGGGGATTGATAAAACAATAGTCCTGGGACATTCAATGGGCGGAATGGTAGCTGCAAGATTTACCCTTCTTTATCCTGAAAAGGTTCAGAAGCTGATTCTCGAGAATCCTATTGGCCTGGAAGATTATAAAACGTTTGCTGCCTATCAGACTATTGATCAGGCGTATCAGTCCGAGCTGAAAAATACTGCCGAAACCTATAAAGCGTATCAGTTAAAATTCTATTATGATAACAAATGGAAAGAAGAATATCAGCCGTGGCTCGATCTTATTGCAGGGTGGACCTTGCATAAAGATTATCCGCAGGTGGCCTGGGATGCAGCACTTACTTCAGATATGATTTACAACCAGCCCGTTTGTTATGAGTTTAAAAATATCAAAGTTCCTACATTACTTATCATTGGCACAAGGGACAGAACTGCAATAGGAAAGGACAGGGCGCCTAAAGATTTGCAGCCTAAAATGGGGCAGTATCAGGAATTAGGAAAAAAGACCCAGCAGGAAATTGCCGGTTCTAAACTTGTTGAACTTGAAAATGTAGGACATCTTCCGCATGTAGAAGTGTATCCAAAGTTTTTTAGTGCTTTGTATGATTTTATTAAATAA
- the rpsA gene encoding 30S ribosomal protein S1, producing MSKETNSAEVLLNQNVAPEQFDWDSFESGLDADARKEKSDLEEIYNGSLSSLNDNDVIIGKVVRLTDKEAIVDIDFKSEGVISLNEFRYNPGLKVGDDVEVMVDRREDKTGQLQLSHRKARTLKAWDRVNELHETGEIVNGFVKSRTKGGMIVDVHGIEAFLPGSQIDVKPIKDYDQFVGKTMEFKVVKINPEFKNVVVSHKALIEADIEGQKKEIIAQLEKGQVLEGTVKNITSYGVFIDLGGVDGLIHITDLSWSRVNHPSEILEDGQTVKVVILDFDDEKTRIQLGMKQLEAHPWDALSADMKVGDKVKGKVVVLADYGAFVEIAPGVEGLIHVSEMSWSTHLRSAGDFVKVGDEVEAEVLTLDREERKISLGIKQLSKDPWENIEAKYPVGSQHVGTVRNFTNFGVFVELEEGIDGLIYISDLSWTKKIKHPSEFCAVGDKLDVVVLELDIQARRLSLGHKQLQENPWDKFETKYAEGTIHAGKAVEVHDKGASVQFEDVEVEAFCPSRLLEKEDGSKIKKGEEADFKVIEFNKEFKRVVVSHTGIFRDEEKKNVRESSNNRSNNTSSSSNNEERSTLGDIDALAELKRKMEEGK from the coding sequence ATGTCAAAAGAGACAAATTCAGCAGAGGTTTTATTAAACCAAAACGTAGCACCAGAACAATTTGATTGGGATTCATTCGAATCAGGTCTTGATGCAGATGCGAGAAAAGAAAAAAGCGATTTAGAAGAAATCTACAACGGATCTCTAAGCAGCCTGAATGATAACGATGTTATCATTGGTAAAGTTGTAAGATTAACTGATAAAGAAGCTATCGTTGACATCGACTTCAAATCTGAAGGTGTTATTTCTCTTAACGAATTCCGTTACAACCCAGGATTGAAAGTAGGTGATGATGTAGAAGTAATGGTTGACAGAAGAGAAGACAAAACTGGTCAATTACAATTATCTCACAGAAAAGCAAGAACGCTTAAAGCTTGGGATAGAGTGAACGAGCTTCACGAAACTGGAGAAATCGTTAACGGTTTTGTTAAGTCTAGAACTAAAGGAGGTATGATCGTTGACGTACACGGAATCGAAGCATTCTTACCTGGTTCTCAGATTGATGTTAAGCCAATCAAAGATTACGATCAGTTTGTAGGTAAAACTATGGAGTTCAAAGTTGTGAAAATCAACCCTGAGTTCAAAAACGTAGTGGTATCTCACAAAGCATTGATCGAAGCAGATATCGAAGGTCAGAAAAAAGAAATCATCGCTCAGCTTGAAAAAGGTCAGGTTCTTGAAGGTACTGTTAAGAATATTACTTCTTACGGTGTATTCATCGACTTAGGAGGTGTAGACGGATTGATCCATATTACAGACCTTTCTTGGTCTAGAGTGAACCACCCATCTGAAATCCTTGAAGACGGACAGACTGTAAAAGTTGTTATCCTTGATTTCGATGATGAGAAAACAAGAATCCAGTTAGGTATGAAGCAATTAGAAGCTCATCCTTGGGATGCTCTTTCTGCTGACATGAAAGTTGGAGACAAAGTAAAAGGAAAAGTAGTAGTTCTTGCTGACTATGGTGCATTCGTAGAAATTGCTCCAGGTGTAGAAGGATTGATCCACGTTTCTGAAATGTCTTGGTCTACTCACTTAAGATCTGCAGGAGACTTCGTGAAGGTAGGTGATGAAGTAGAAGCTGAAGTATTAACACTAGACAGAGAAGAAAGAAAAATTTCTCTTGGTATCAAGCAATTGTCTAAAGATCCATGGGAAAATATCGAAGCTAAGTACCCGGTAGGATCTCAGCATGTAGGAACTGTAAGAAACTTCACTAACTTTGGTGTATTCGTAGAGTTAGAAGAAGGTATCGACGGATTAATCTACATCTCTGATCTTTCTTGGACTAAGAAAATCAAGCACCCATCTGAGTTCTGTGCAGTTGGTGATAAATTAGATGTTGTAGTTCTAGAACTAGACATCCAGGCTAGAAGATTATCTCTAGGTCACAAACAACTTCAGGAAAATCCTTGGGATAAATTCGAAACTAAATATGCTGAAGGTACTATCCACGCTGGTAAAGCTGTAGAAGTTCACGATAAAGGAGCTTCAGTACAGTTTGAAGACGTAGAAGTAGAAGCTTTCTGCCCATCAAGATTATTAGAGAAAGAAGATGGATCTAAAATCAAGAAAGGTGAAGAGGCTGACTTCAAAGTAATCGAATTCAATAAAGAATTCAAAAGAGTAGTAGTATCTCATACTGGTATTTTTAGAGACGAAGAGAAGAAAAACGTAAGAGAATCTTCTAACAACAGATCTAATAATACATCATCTTCTTCAAACAACGAAGAAAGATCAACTCTTGGAGATATCGATGCATTAGCAGAATTGAAAAGAAAAATGGAAGAAGGTAAATAA